A DNA window from Staphylococcus warneri contains the following coding sequences:
- a CDS encoding 5,10-methylene-tetrahydrofolate dehydrogenase translates to MSERKVIGLVVAPGVTEKLAENLMEDIPDILSEQHDNQVEWEIDLVVDPLTGYAERVEEIFTKVQEYHDERKWDYVLAITDLPIFHHRRVMALDINMRNGAAIFSYPAFGWRPVKKRFKNAIVTIINEVHHAEQDHRNYDNNDLIEQSVKQQFPLSKIDKTHVYLDDTESKHIRYLSSSRSRGMFRLVSGMTFANNPLNMMASLSNIVAIAFTTGAFGLIFTTMWQMANNFSMWRLFGISIIAILGMLLWIMMSHDLWESTKQSSNKRITLLYNLTTVMTLFIAVIIYYIILYLMFLFAELVLLPADFLGQQISLKGPAGPDLYLSIPWFAASISTVAGAIGAGLLDEELIKESTYGYRQRIRYEDTHQNQ, encoded by the coding sequence ATGTCTGAAAGAAAAGTCATAGGATTAGTTGTAGCACCTGGTGTTACTGAAAAGTTAGCAGAGAATTTAATGGAAGATATACCTGACATTTTATCAGAACAACATGATAATCAAGTCGAATGGGAAATTGATTTAGTTGTTGACCCTCTAACTGGCTATGCGGAGAGAGTAGAAGAAATATTTACAAAGGTTCAAGAGTATCATGATGAACGTAAATGGGATTATGTATTAGCTATTACAGATTTACCGATATTTCACCATAGACGTGTGATGGCACTGGATATCAATATGAGAAATGGTGCAGCTATCTTTTCATACCCTGCGTTTGGTTGGAGACCGGTTAAAAAACGATTTAAAAACGCGATTGTGACAATCATTAATGAAGTTCATCATGCAGAGCAAGACCACCGTAATTATGATAATAATGATCTTATCGAACAAAGTGTTAAACAACAGTTCCCACTTTCTAAAATAGACAAGACACATGTGTATTTAGATGACACAGAGTCAAAACATATACGCTATTTATCTAGTTCTAGATCAAGAGGCATGTTTAGATTAGTCAGTGGGATGACATTTGCCAACAATCCATTAAATATGATGGCGAGTTTAAGTAACATTGTTGCCATTGCTTTTACTACTGGTGCCTTTGGTTTAATATTTACAACCATGTGGCAAATGGCTAATAATTTCTCGATGTGGCGGTTATTTGGCATCTCTATTATAGCGATACTAGGTATGTTGCTATGGATTATGATGTCACATGATTTATGGGAGTCCACAAAGCAAAGTAGTAATAAGAGGATTACACTATTATATAATTTAACCACGGTGATGACGTTATTTATTGCAGTTATCATTTATTATATTATCTTGTACTTAATGTTTTTATTTGCAGAATTAGTGCTTTTACCAGCCGATTTCTTAGGCCAACAAATTAGTCTTAAAGGACCAGCCGGCCCTGATTTATATCTAAGTATTCCTTGGTTTGCAGCATCAATTTCAACTGTAGCAGGTGCCATTGGTGCAGGTTTACTTGATGAGGAACTAATCAAAGAAAGTACGTATGGATATCGACAGCGAATTCGATATGAAGATACACATCAAAATCAATAA
- a CDS encoding sensor histidine kinase, with product MLLTFIKSIKNEIAIVTFISLLFVLIFFVFSLPQSALMLGVAIILFIMCIYWWISYLGFQKQEKLKEKVVSLEEELFEMKNKQIEYRKDVESYFLTWVHQIKTPITASQLLLERNEPNVANQVRQEIVQIDNYTRLALSYLKLLNEASDMTITEVNIDDLIKPLIMKYRIHFIEQHTKIHYQSNDDSILTDAQWTSILIEQILNNALKYARGKDIWIDFDSTSQQLSIKDNGIGISQADLPKIFDKGYSGYNGSLNESSSGIGLFIVKHIAQHLNLNVEVTSDLNKGTQFTISFPTQS from the coding sequence ATGTTACTAACGTTTATTAAATCAATTAAAAATGAAATAGCGATTGTTACGTTTATATCCTTACTGTTTGTACTCATTTTCTTTGTGTTTTCACTCCCCCAAAGTGCGCTAATGCTTGGTGTAGCAATTATTTTATTTATTATGTGCATTTATTGGTGGATCAGTTATTTAGGTTTCCAAAAACAAGAAAAACTTAAAGAAAAAGTAGTATCACTCGAAGAAGAACTATTTGAAATGAAAAACAAACAAATTGAATATCGTAAAGATGTTGAAAGTTATTTCTTAACATGGGTACATCAAATCAAAACGCCAATCACTGCATCGCAACTATTGCTAGAACGTAATGAACCTAATGTTGCCAATCAAGTGAGACAAGAAATTGTACAAATTGATAACTATACTCGTTTAGCACTAAGTTACTTAAAATTACTTAATGAAGCCTCGGATATGACAATCACAGAGGTTAACATAGATGATTTAATTAAACCTTTAATTATGAAATATCGAATTCACTTTATTGAACAACATACTAAAATTCATTATCAATCTAATGATGATAGTATCTTAACAGATGCACAATGGACTTCAATATTGATAGAACAGATACTGAATAACGCATTAAAATATGCACGTGGAAAAGATATTTGGATTGACTTTGACTCAACGTCTCAACAATTATCTATTAAAGATAACGGGATTGGTATTAGTCAAGCAGACTTGCCGAAAATCTTTGACAAAGGATATTCTGGTTACAATGGTAGCCTTAATGAATCCTCAAGCGGCATTGGATTGTTTATCGTTAAACATATTGCGCAACATCTGAATTTAAATGTTGAAGTAACATCAGACTTGAATAAAGGTACACAATTTACAATTAGCTTTCCAACGCAAAGCTAA
- a CDS encoding 5,10-methylene-tetrahydrofolate dehydrogenase, whose protein sequence is MYTVGLVPSPGVAHEHVTKIIPKIKQLLTQRINDDSQWNFEVKEDLIIGSAEDVHESVDKAEQIKNEKHWDFAICVTDLPSISGKKVVVSDFNNEKQVAMLSLPSLGVIDLKRKLISSITTMIEQLYYNEPLSKTSTHPFIHLKSVEPEEDESPKRRYINPFMIIGWIQLICGLTRANKPWKNIFNFKKIISVAFATGTYVSIFSMPWELSVIYSPIRFIILMIISIVGMACWLLYAHKLIERKTAKSQRTYRWIYNATTMLTLIVITLINYFILYLLLIVSITLFVPVSLFNSWTSAQAEFTFMNYVKLIWFVSSLGLLAGAMGSTVEDEEKIRKITYSYRQYHRYKEAQEEKEEQEQQHEPSQQEVERQSTSDDSDDDEYEEKKQDHREEGH, encoded by the coding sequence ATGTATACAGTAGGATTAGTACCATCACCTGGCGTTGCACATGAACATGTGACGAAGATTATTCCCAAAATCAAGCAATTGCTGACACAAAGGATTAATGATGATAGTCAATGGAACTTTGAAGTTAAAGAGGATTTAATTATTGGTTCTGCCGAAGATGTACATGAGAGTGTTGATAAAGCAGAACAAATCAAAAATGAAAAACATTGGGATTTCGCAATATGTGTCACAGACCTTCCTAGTATTTCTGGCAAAAAGGTTGTCGTTAGTGATTTCAATAATGAAAAGCAAGTTGCAATGTTATCATTACCTTCCTTGGGTGTGATTGATTTAAAAAGAAAGTTAATTAGTAGTATTACTACGATGATTGAACAACTATATTATAACGAACCACTATCAAAGACCAGCACCCATCCATTCATCCATTTAAAATCGGTAGAACCTGAAGAAGACGAATCCCCCAAAAGACGATATATTAATCCATTTATGATTATAGGTTGGATTCAGTTAATTTGTGGTTTAACGCGTGCTAATAAACCATGGAAAAATATTTTTAACTTCAAAAAAATTATTTCTGTTGCCTTTGCTACAGGGACATATGTGTCTATTTTTTCTATGCCGTGGGAGCTTAGTGTCATTTACTCACCGATCAGATTTATTATATTAATGATTATTTCTATTGTTGGTATGGCATGTTGGTTATTATATGCACATAAATTAATCGAAAGAAAAACAGCCAAATCACAAAGAACGTATAGATGGATATACAATGCCACAACAATGTTGACACTGATAGTGATTACGCTAATCAATTATTTCATATTGTATCTATTATTAATTGTGAGTATTACATTGTTTGTGCCAGTAAGTTTATTTAATAGTTGGACCAGTGCACAAGCAGAATTTACGTTTATGAATTACGTCAAATTAATTTGGTTTGTATCATCACTAGGCTTATTAGCGGGAGCAATGGGATCTACAGTAGAAGATGAAGAGAAAATAAGAAAGATTACGTATTCATATCGTCAATACCATCGTTACAAGGAAGCACAAGAAGAAAAAGAAGAACAAGAACAACAACATGAGCCATCACAACAAGAGGTTGAAAGACAGTCTACTAGTGATGATAGTGATGACGATGAATATGAAGAGAAAAAACAAGATCATAGAGAGGAGGGTCATTAA
- a CDS encoding response regulator transcription factor, whose product MKILIVEDDLVIAESLASELKKWNYDVKMAKQFSHVLDDFKDYLPDLVLLDINLPTLNGFHWCQEMRKISNVPIIFISSRTDNMDQIMAIQMGGDDFIEKPFNLSLTVAKVQALLRRTYDLAVSNNELNVKGCKLIVDEAKLMFQDDVTQLSLTELQIVKLLFQNEGKFVNRTALIEKCWESENYIDDNTLAVNMTRLRKKLSQIGLTDFIETKKNVGYRV is encoded by the coding sequence ATGAAGATTTTGATAGTAGAAGATGACTTAGTCATTGCAGAAAGTTTAGCAAGTGAACTTAAGAAATGGAACTATGACGTTAAGATGGCAAAACAGTTTTCGCATGTTTTAGATGATTTCAAAGACTATCTACCTGACCTAGTACTACTAGATATTAATTTACCAACTTTAAATGGCTTCCATTGGTGCCAAGAAATGAGAAAAATCTCAAACGTACCTATCATATTTATTAGTTCAAGGACAGATAATATGGATCAAATAATGGCGATTCAAATGGGTGGCGATGATTTTATTGAGAAACCATTTAATTTATCGTTAACAGTTGCTAAAGTACAAGCTTTATTACGACGAACTTATGATTTAGCTGTATCTAATAATGAATTAAATGTTAAGGGATGTAAACTTATCGTTGATGAGGCTAAGTTAATGTTTCAAGATGATGTGACACAACTGTCTTTAACAGAACTTCAAATCGTTAAACTGTTGTTTCAAAATGAAGGTAAATTTGTAAATCGAACAGCTTTAATTGAAAAATGTTGGGAATCAGAGAATTATATTGATGATAATACTTTGGCTGTAAATATGACACGATTGCGAAAAAAATTAAGTCAAATTGGCTTAACAGATTTTATTGAAACGAAGAAAAATGTGGGATATAGGGTGTAA
- a CDS encoding FtsX-like permease family protein: MIWTIVKRHFVTQRHIIIPFILSSSTIFAIEYILLSLTTNTYIQQHHQLLGVFAIIGNVFMSLLAIIFIIYANQFVIKQQQKTYSLYIILGMEKRHLSIIILIESIVKYCIIALLSIVGGYLFGALLFMFIRKVTTGREGYLSAYPFDFKAMWITLLLLSIVMILLLMINVFKITMQNPMQLMNKKAYRNYRFQKVFNYSLLIIGMLCVGNGYRIALQNNTPAESILALFVAIFFVFIGTYLLFISLSVLLIERLQKLSKFYYRPKRFFLISGLRARMKSNAVGLASIAILCTFLIVTLGMTVTTYRSMGENVRNMWKNQYLTSIEGDFHQDKKVAQKVKAVTEDIKQNIHSDTPKIYTQSMFNVLLDNRSDYRRLLKPSDSPNEFNIDPWSTKNVFITIMTLNDYNQFNRPLHLKSNEIGVNTSMQMLDLNDNLVLRGKSFNIKPVEETNVNSIRFSENINLIVKNDKERDQIIQYYTKTSAKADDQVTHTMIEFNAYDSKGKDTPDIHKLEQKHHINITSYESFIKMFYNFNGGLIFVGSLVSFVLVIGIFLIIYYKQVSEAQEDVNHYVTMAHLGLDNDDIKHILDQQLIWLFSVPFIVSIFHTVVASKIIYNVLGLFGEVSKGIFITSFISVIIMVSVLYLLTYKMTSYLYSKYVNQLKK, encoded by the coding sequence ATGATTTGGACAATTGTTAAACGCCATTTTGTAACGCAACGGCATATCATCATACCATTTATTTTGTCTTCAAGTACGATATTTGCGATTGAATACATACTATTATCATTAACCACTAATACATATATTCAACAACATCATCAATTACTAGGTGTTTTTGCAATAATTGGAAATGTATTCATGTCATTATTAGCTATCATTTTTATCATTTATGCTAATCAATTTGTCATAAAACAACAACAAAAGACCTATTCACTTTATATTATTTTAGGTATGGAAAAACGTCATCTTAGCATCATAATATTAATAGAATCCATAGTAAAATATTGTATTATCGCATTATTGAGTATCGTTGGAGGATATTTATTCGGTGCACTATTATTTATGTTTATTCGTAAAGTAACGACAGGGCGGGAAGGTTACCTAAGTGCCTATCCATTTGATTTTAAAGCCATGTGGATAACATTGCTATTATTATCAATCGTCATGATATTATTATTAATGATTAATGTATTTAAAATCACTATGCAAAATCCTATGCAATTAATGAATAAGAAAGCGTATCGTAATTATCGATTTCAAAAGGTATTCAATTATAGTTTGTTAATTATCGGGATGTTATGTGTTGGTAATGGTTATCGTATAGCTTTACAAAATAATACGCCAGCAGAGTCGATTTTGGCATTATTTGTTGCTATATTCTTTGTATTTATAGGTACATATTTATTATTTATATCATTGAGTGTATTACTCATTGAAAGGTTACAAAAGTTGTCTAAGTTTTACTATCGACCTAAACGTTTCTTTTTGATATCAGGATTAAGAGCACGTATGAAATCGAATGCAGTAGGGTTAGCAAGTATCGCGATATTATGTACGTTCTTGATTGTTACTTTAGGGATGACCGTCACGACATACAGAAGTATGGGTGAGAATGTTCGCAATATGTGGAAAAATCAATATCTTACCAGTATTGAAGGTGATTTTCATCAGGATAAAAAGGTAGCTCAAAAGGTTAAAGCAGTAACCGAAGATATTAAACAAAATATACATTCAGATACACCGAAAATATATACCCAATCCATGTTTAATGTACTTTTAGACAATCGTTCAGATTATCGACGTTTACTCAAACCAAGTGATTCACCAAACGAGTTCAATATTGATCCTTGGAGTACTAAAAATGTATTTATTACGATTATGACATTGAATGATTATAACCAATTTAATCGCCCGCTACATTTAAAATCAAATGAAATCGGTGTGAACACGAGCATGCAAATGCTAGATTTGAATGACAATTTAGTACTAAGAGGAAAATCCTTTAATATTAAACCTGTTGAAGAAACCAATGTGAATTCTATAAGATTTAGCGAAAACATTAATTTAATTGTTAAAAATGACAAAGAACGCGATCAAATCATCCAATATTATACTAAAACATCAGCCAAAGCTGACGATCAAGTCACACACACGATGATTGAATTTAATGCGTACGATTCAAAAGGGAAAGACACGCCCGATATTCATAAACTTGAACAAAAACATCATATCAATATTACTAGTTATGAATCATTTATTAAGATGTTTTATAACTTCAATGGCGGTTTAATATTTGTGGGAAGTTTAGTTTCTTTCGTTTTAGTGATTGGTATATTCTTGATCATTTACTATAAGCAAGTATCAGAAGCGCAAGAAGATGTTAATCATTATGTAACGATGGCACATCTAGGACTAGATAATGATGATATCAAACATATATTAGATCAACAGTTAATTTGGTTATTTAGCGTTCCGTTTATTGTGAGTATATTCCATACAGTGGTTGCCTCTAAAATAATATATAATGTACTCGGATTATTTGGAGAAGTTAGCAAAGGTATATTTATAACTAGTTTTATAAGTGTGATAATAATGGTAAGTGTTCTTTACCTCTTGACGTATAAAATGACGTCCTATTTATACTCAAAATATGTAAATCAATTAAAAAAATAA
- a CDS encoding ABC transporter ATP-binding protein yields MLLEVKHVKKVFGKGLNRTEALSDMNLLVDTGEFVAIMGESGSGKSTLLQLIATFDQLTEGTIQLNGQSLASLKKRDIAQFRREQLGFVFQEFNILESMTNKDNILMPLILSNQFVHTMQERLDKVSRQLNISDILNQFPNQISGGQKQRVAIARALITNPQLLLADEPTGALDSKSSKQLMQLFQYLNQQQQTILMVTHSTIDASYANRVVFIKDGRLYHEIYRGEESQIVYQKRIADSLAIINGRE; encoded by the coding sequence ATGTTACTAGAAGTCAAACATGTCAAAAAGGTATTTGGAAAGGGTTTAAATAGAACTGAAGCATTAAGTGATATGAATTTATTAGTTGATACTGGTGAGTTTGTAGCCATTATGGGTGAATCAGGATCTGGTAAATCTACATTATTACAATTGATTGCTACATTTGATCAATTAACGGAAGGTACCATTCAATTGAATGGTCAATCCCTAGCGTCATTGAAAAAAAGAGATATTGCTCAGTTTCGACGAGAACAACTAGGATTTGTCTTTCAAGAATTTAATATTTTAGAATCAATGACAAATAAAGATAATATTTTAATGCCACTTATCTTAAGTAATCAATTTGTTCATACGATGCAAGAACGCCTAGACAAAGTGAGTCGACAACTTAATATTAGTGACATCTTAAATCAATTTCCAAATCAAATTTCTGGTGGACAAAAACAACGCGTTGCTATAGCACGTGCGCTTATTACGAATCCTCAACTATTATTAGCAGACGAACCAACGGGGGCGCTTGATTCAAAAAGTTCGAAACAGTTAATGCAATTATTTCAATATCTCAATCAACAACAACAAACGATTTTAATGGTTACGCACTCTACTATTGATGCTTCGTATGCTAATCGTGTTGTTTTTATTAAAGATGGTCGTTTATATCATGAGATATATCGTGGAGAAGAGAGCCAGATAGTATATCAAAAGCGTATTGCTGATAGTTTAGCAATTATAAATGGAAGGGAGTAG
- a CDS encoding DUF4064 domain-containing protein, translating to MKRTIERILAWLGIITQLFILLGLGIGAMFGGTSEVQKEIKRQAKEQAASNPAVDSSSHMSELLPSIFKVGLIYGLVILVIALIATLLIKKKAKLAGVLLIIAAVLSLVMNWIAALFWIIAGIMLLVRKNKDKHDIKDKDSVHNKHSKDKHHDKAEHINDDNRKHHHDVEDRHDRNVEGRDARNGFDTDRREDDRHRADHHDVDRHEANRQDTDRRFEDTESRHDNRNVEGRDARNGFDADRREDDRHREDHHDVDRHDTNHQDTDRRFEDTESRHDNRNVEGRDARNGFDADRREDDRHRADHHDVDRHDTEHSQSQFENETHNKDNFVDKVTRRFKNDDKK from the coding sequence ATGAAAAGGACAATTGAACGGATTCTTGCTTGGTTAGGGATCATTACTCAATTATTTATATTATTAGGTTTAGGCATTGGTGCCATGTTTGGTGGTACGAGTGAAGTACAAAAAGAAATTAAAAGACAAGCTAAAGAGCAGGCAGCTTCAAATCCAGCCGTAGACTCATCATCACATATGTCTGAGTTATTACCATCTATTTTTAAAGTTGGACTTATTTATGGTTTAGTTATTTTAGTAATTGCACTAATTGCGACATTATTAATTAAGAAAAAGGCTAAATTAGCAGGTGTTTTACTCATCATTGCTGCTGTACTTTCATTAGTAATGAACTGGATCGCGGCTTTATTCTGGATTATTGCAGGTATTATGTTATTAGTTAGAAAAAATAAAGATAAGCATGATATCAAGGATAAAGACAGCGTCCATAACAAACATTCAAAGGATAAGCATCATGATAAAGCAGAACATATAAATGATGACAATCGTAAACATCATCACGATGTAGAAGATAGACATGATCGTAACGTAGAAGGAAGAGACGCACGTAACGGATTCGATACAGATCGTAGAGAAGACGACCGCCATAGAGCAGACCATCATGATGTAGACCGTCATGAAGCTAATCGCCAAGACACAGATCGTCGATTCGAAGATACAGAAAGCAGACATGATAATCGTAACGTAGAAGGAAGAGACGCACGTAACGGATTCGATGCAGATCGTAGAGAAGACGACCGCCACAGAGAAGATCATCATGATGTAGACCGTCATGATACCAATCACCAAGACACAGACCGTCGATTTGAAGATACAGAAAGCAGACATGATAATCGTAACGTAGAAGGAAGAGACGCGCGTAACGGATTCGATGCAGATCGTAGAGAAGACGACCGTCATAGAGCAGACCATCATGATGTAGACCGTCATGATACAGAACATTCTCAAAGCCAATTTGAAAATGAAACACATAACAAAGATAACTTTGTCGATAAAGTAACACGTCGATTCAAGAATGATGATAAGAAATAA
- a CDS encoding zinc ribbon domain-containing protein, with product MKYCPNCGNEVRPGQAFCNKCGNTLKKEIKQAEPSSQGKQETQATQSKQTYPDRNRYTPQPNKKDKKPIWIIILSIIFILLIGALLYGAYYYYNNVIKDNDSDNQTTETQKKSKDDSQSKESSSSEANSSEKAPTIDVFSSNFDQGYMKSASTEGYKGIYKDMTRKEVEAKFGKSSGKVDGGQTYYEKYGDLAVLYSGDKVDRVGVAPSNVTEDEFLDHYYEPDERKSDELIYDSNKDNDFSVIAHSKKGKITLIENIDQL from the coding sequence ATGAAATATTGTCCCAATTGTGGCAATGAAGTAAGACCAGGACAAGCATTTTGTAACAAGTGTGGTAATACATTAAAAAAAGAAATCAAACAAGCGGAACCGTCATCACAAGGAAAACAAGAGACTCAAGCAACTCAATCAAAGCAAACATACCCAGATCGTAATCGATATACCCCTCAACCAAATAAAAAAGATAAGAAACCGATTTGGATTATAATACTTTCAATTATCTTTATTTTATTAATTGGTGCATTACTTTATGGTGCTTACTACTATTACAATAATGTAATTAAAGACAATGATAGTGATAACCAAACTACTGAAACACAAAAGAAATCTAAAGATGATAGTCAGTCAAAAGAGTCATCGTCTAGTGAGGCTAACTCATCAGAGAAAGCACCAACGATTGATGTGTTTAGTAGTAACTTTGATCAAGGGTATATGAAATCTGCATCAACTGAAGGCTATAAAGGCATTTATAAGGATATGACAAGAAAAGAAGTCGAAGCTAAATTTGGTAAATCCTCAGGCAAGGTTGATGGTGGTCAAACATATTATGAAAAATATGGTGATTTAGCGGTACTTTATTCTGGAGATAAAGTAGATCGTGTAGGTGTAGCACCTTCTAATGTGACTGAAGATGAATTTTTAGATCACTACTATGAACCTGACGAACGTAAAAGTGATGAGTTGATTTATGATAGCAACAAAGATAATGACTTCTCAGTTATAGCTCACAGTAAAAAAGGTAAGATTACTTTAATTGAAAATATAGACCAATTATAA
- a CDS encoding alkaline phosphatase, whose translation MKLFNQYTKYLLSGSIIAATLLSSTNVSLASGTNTEDNKKQSNDEAIALGNTKNPKNVIFLVGDGMGPSFNTAYRYYQNDPSAKSMKPTTFDKYLKGTNRTYPNDPKENVTDSAAGATAFSSGHKTYNGAIGVDANKKNVKTVLESAKEKGKSTGLVSTAEITDATPAAYASHVDSRDKKDEIAKQFYNDKINGKHKVDVILGGGSKYFGKDNGNLDQKFKKDGYDVVSNKNELNQSTSNQVLGLFSEKDMPLQIDAPESNPLLVDMENSALSKLEKNDKGFFLMVEGASIDKAAHPNDVTGVMSEMQGFDKAFSNAINYAKQHKDTLVVATADHSTGGMTIGKGKDYKWNPQSIHQMKHSGMYMTKEIAAGKDPEKVINDGYGIDFPKEQLDKVKKEAKKLKKLTKSVKDEKDPKVVEQTTRLQDAIQKPINDASHTGWTTYGHTGEDVNTYAYGPGSNQFKGNKENTDSAKNIFDFFANDVK comes from the coding sequence ATGAAATTATTTAATCAATATACTAAATACTTATTGTCAGGTAGTATCATTGCTGCAACATTATTAAGTAGTACGAATGTATCATTAGCTTCTGGGACAAATACAGAGGACAACAAAAAACAAAGTAATGATGAAGCTATTGCTCTCGGCAATACTAAAAACCCTAAAAATGTCATTTTCTTAGTTGGCGATGGAATGGGTCCTTCTTTCAATACTGCTTATCGTTATTATCAAAATGATCCTTCAGCTAAATCGATGAAACCCACTACATTTGATAAATATTTAAAGGGTACTAACCGTACTTATCCTAATGACCCTAAAGAAAACGTGACAGATTCTGCGGCAGGTGCTACAGCATTTAGTTCAGGTCATAAAACGTATAATGGTGCCATTGGTGTCGATGCTAATAAGAAAAATGTTAAAACTGTGTTAGAAAGTGCAAAAGAAAAAGGTAAATCTACTGGTCTTGTATCTACAGCAGAAATCACTGATGCAACTCCAGCAGCCTATGCCTCACATGTCGATTCTCGTGATAAAAAAGATGAAATTGCGAAACAGTTTTATAATGATAAAATTAATGGCAAACATAAAGTAGATGTCATTTTAGGTGGCGGTTCTAAATATTTTGGTAAAGATAATGGGAATTTAGATCAAAAATTCAAAAAAGATGGTTACGATGTGGTTTCTAATAAAAATGAACTGAATCAATCGACTAGCAATCAGGTATTAGGTTTATTCTCTGAGAAAGATATGCCACTTCAAATTGATGCGCCAGAAAGCAACCCATTATTAGTAGATATGGAAAACAGCGCTTTAAGTAAACTTGAAAAGAACGATAAAGGCTTCTTCTTAATGGTAGAAGGTGCGTCTATCGACAAAGCTGCACATCCAAATGATGTTACGGGTGTAATGTCTGAAATGCAAGGGTTTGATAAAGCTTTCTCAAATGCGATTAACTATGCTAAACAACATAAAGATACACTTGTTGTAGCAACAGCAGATCATTCTACAGGTGGTATGACCATTGGTAAAGGTAAAGATTACAAATGGAATCCTCAATCAATCCATCAAATGAAACATTCTGGCATGTATATGACAAAAGAAATTGCTGCTGGTAAAGACCCTGAAAAAGTAATCAACGATGGTTATGGTATTGACTTCCCTAAAGAACAACTTGATAAAGTTAAAAAAGAAGCTAAAAAGCTGAAGAAATTAACAAAATCAGTCAAGGATGAAAAAGATCCAAAAGTTGTCGAACAAACTACACGTCTTCAAGATGCAATTCAAAAACCAATCAATGATGCATCACATACAGGTTGGACAACTTACGGTCACACTGGTGAAGATGTAAATACGTATGCATATGGTCCTGGATCTAATCAATTCAAAGGAAATAAAGAAAATACAGATAGTGCAAAAAATATCTTTGATTTCTTTGCTAATGACGTAAAATAA
- a CDS encoding SE2200 family small protein, whose amino-acid sequence MKKFAILLTLVGAGYYAFKKYQNHVNQAPNIEY is encoded by the coding sequence ATGAAAAAATTCGCTATATTATTAACTTTAGTCGGTGCAGGTTACTATGCATTTAAAAAATATCAAAACCATGTAAACCAAGCGCCTAATATTGAATATTAA